One segment of Niveibacterium microcysteis DNA contains the following:
- a CDS encoding PsiF family protein, whose amino-acid sequence MRSQLAILALLLGSTALPAAADEVPTETLNACQTAANAKKLKGEAFNKAVGDCIAKARPANPAVTPAAVPQEKKQKCGAAANAKKLKGAEREAFMKQCFESGVTTGDSSAAVPAELKAACDAEANQRKLKGADRSSFVAECEKR is encoded by the coding sequence ATGAGAAGTCAGCTCGCCATTCTGGCTCTGCTGCTGGGTAGCACCGCCCTGCCCGCCGCGGCCGACGAAGTCCCGACCGAAACCCTGAACGCATGCCAGACCGCCGCCAACGCCAAGAAACTCAAAGGCGAGGCGTTCAACAAAGCGGTTGGCGACTGCATCGCGAAAGCCCGCCCGGCCAACCCGGCCGTCACCCCGGCCGCCGTGCCGCAAGAGAAGAAGCAGAAGTGCGGTGCCGCCGCCAATGCCAAGAAGCTCAAAGGCGCTGAGCGCGAAGCCTTCATGAAGCAGTGCTTCGAATCAGGCGTCACCACCGGCGATTCCTCCGCCGCGGTGCCCGCCGAACTCAAGGCCGCCTGCGACGCCGAAGCCAACCAGCGCAAGCTCAAGGGTGCAGACCGCAGCAGCTTCGTCGCCGAATGCGAGAAACGCTGA
- a CDS encoding endo-1,4-beta-xylanase yields MKRWLAAIPLCLGAFSAAAQTQPESLAQAWQGIFKVGAAISPGQVMYGGTLIEQQFNIIVAENAMKAGSLARAGEGQYDFTTADAMVDWALAHKVAVRGHTLVWHNQSVDWMFDDGHGGTAKREVVVARLRKYIHDVVGHFRGRVFAWDVVNEAFVPDEPGTEQVKGWRSSAFYQVIGPEFIALAFQFAHEADPQALLFYNDYSTEHPAKHQMILALIRDLQAKGIPIHGIGHQSHYTIAQPADFKVLEQHIVDIGKLGLTNHITELDISLHRDIKVSSADDATPELLALQAQRYSDLFAMCARQRDKVSAVLTWGISDAGSWLRQWPQARFDAPLLFDDDMEPKPAFDALIKLGKASPR; encoded by the coding sequence ATGAAACGCTGGCTTGCCGCGATTCCGCTTTGCCTTGGCGCGTTCAGCGCCGCCGCGCAAACGCAACCCGAGTCACTCGCCCAGGCCTGGCAGGGCATCTTCAAGGTCGGCGCAGCGATCTCGCCCGGCCAGGTGATGTACGGCGGCACGCTGATCGAACAGCAGTTCAACATCATCGTGGCCGAAAACGCGATGAAGGCGGGCAGCCTCGCGCGCGCCGGTGAAGGCCAGTACGACTTCACCACTGCCGACGCGATGGTCGACTGGGCCCTGGCACACAAGGTCGCCGTGCGCGGCCACACGCTGGTGTGGCACAACCAGTCGGTCGACTGGATGTTCGACGATGGCCACGGCGGCACCGCCAAGCGGGAAGTCGTCGTCGCACGACTGCGCAAGTACATCCACGATGTGGTGGGCCACTTTCGCGGCCGCGTGTTCGCGTGGGACGTGGTGAACGAAGCCTTCGTGCCCGACGAACCCGGCACCGAGCAGGTCAAGGGCTGGCGCAGCAGCGCGTTCTACCAGGTGATCGGCCCGGAGTTCATCGCACTCGCCTTCCAGTTCGCGCATGAAGCCGACCCGCAGGCGCTGTTGTTCTACAACGACTACAGCACCGAGCACCCGGCCAAGCACCAGATGATCCTTGCGCTGATTCGCGACCTGCAGGCCAAGGGCATTCCGATCCACGGCATCGGCCATCAATCGCACTACACGATCGCGCAGCCGGCGGACTTCAAGGTGCTCGAACAGCACATCGTGGACATCGGCAAGCTCGGCCTGACCAACCACATCACCGAGCTGGACATCAGCCTGCATCGCGATATCAAAGTCAGCAGCGCCGACGATGCCACGCCCGAACTACTCGCGTTGCAGGCGCAGCGCTACAGCGATCTGTTCGCGATGTGCGCACGCCAGCGCGACAAGGTCTCGGCAGTGCTCACCTGGGGCATCTCGGACGCCGGCTCATGGTTGCGCCAGTGGCCACAAGCGCGCTTCGACGCACCGCTGCTGTTCGACGACGACATGGAACCCAAGCCTGCCTTCGACGCACTGATCAAGCTCGGCAAGGCCAGCCCACGCTGA
- a CDS encoding glycoside hydrolase family 52 protein: MGFPGPNGGFDLERAQPPCEEVFVGLESAEQENVFCALPFTRDTRKDESARFSSAHSEIQEIGDRVRLETFAAGQIRREFGIATDTWHAGDLRFSLISPALSAPDPDTADEASLKAALVPAIYAEIEVDNRAGRRARRVAFGYIGNDPYRGMRHIAGEGFVGVGQGREVALMTDAPGAWSGIGFHPALILGEAHPENRVWALGQCGLLVAEAPAGQITRIRYAIAFHRAGIVTTGLDTQYLYNRWFNSVESAGAFALSRFDAAQAEAAAHEARLAQSRLSQAQRLMLAHATRAYVGCTQLLEHEGRPLWVVNEGEYRMMNTFDLTVDHLFHELALHPWAVRNVLDLYLARYSYVDQVALPGQAPVPGGLSFTHDMGVANAFSPIGHSSYERGGLAGCFSYMTQEQLCNWLLCAGVYIEAQGDEAWLAAQAGTLAACLDSLLQRDHPDAAQRDGVMHADSSRCLGGAEITTYDSLDTSLGQSRANTYLAGKCWAAYLILERLFARLGDAARAEQSATQARRCADTLVAAVAPDGSLPALLEPDSAGFHSRIIPAIEGLAYPWFAGRRDACQADGPYGDYVRALARHLDAVLKPGICLFPDGSWKLSSSSDNSWLSKIYLCQFVAREILALPASATAQADEAHAAWLSDPRNAFWSWSDQIEAGVAIGSKYYPRGVTATLWLGERTS, translated from the coding sequence TTGGGCTTCCCCGGCCCGAACGGAGGCTTCGATCTGGAGCGCGCCCAGCCGCCTTGTGAAGAGGTTTTTGTCGGCCTCGAGAGCGCCGAGCAGGAAAACGTTTTCTGCGCGTTGCCCTTCACCCGCGATACCCGCAAGGACGAATCGGCGCGCTTTTCCTCTGCGCACAGCGAGATCCAGGAAATCGGCGACCGAGTGCGCCTGGAAACCTTCGCCGCCGGGCAGATCCGGCGCGAGTTCGGCATTGCCACCGATACCTGGCATGCCGGCGACTTGCGCTTTTCGCTGATTTCGCCGGCGCTGTCGGCACCAGATCCGGATACCGCAGACGAGGCCAGCCTGAAAGCCGCGCTGGTGCCGGCGATCTATGCCGAAATCGAGGTCGATAACCGCGCCGGGCGGCGCGCACGACGCGTGGCCTTCGGCTATATCGGCAACGATCCGTACCGCGGCATGCGCCATATCGCGGGCGAAGGCTTCGTCGGTGTTGGCCAGGGGCGCGAAGTTGCGCTGATGACCGACGCACCCGGCGCATGGAGCGGCATCGGCTTTCACCCGGCCTTGATCCTCGGCGAAGCGCACCCGGAGAACCGCGTCTGGGCGCTCGGGCAATGCGGGCTGCTGGTCGCCGAAGCCCCGGCCGGTCAGATCACGCGAATCCGCTATGCGATCGCGTTCCACCGCGCCGGCATCGTGACCACCGGGCTCGATACGCAATACCTCTACAACCGCTGGTTCAACAGCGTGGAATCGGCCGGCGCGTTCGCGCTGTCGCGCTTCGACGCGGCACAGGCGGAAGCGGCGGCGCACGAAGCGCGCCTTGCGCAAAGCCGCTTGTCGCAAGCGCAGCGGCTGATGCTGGCCCACGCAACACGCGCCTACGTCGGCTGCACGCAGCTGCTCGAACACGAGGGCCGCCCGCTGTGGGTGGTCAACGAAGGCGAGTACCGCATGATGAACACCTTCGATCTGACGGTGGATCACCTGTTCCACGAACTCGCGCTGCACCCCTGGGCGGTGCGCAACGTGCTGGATCTGTACCTCGCGCGCTACAGCTATGTCGATCAGGTCGCGCTGCCGGGGCAAGCACCCGTGCCGGGCGGGCTGTCCTTCACGCATGACATGGGCGTCGCCAACGCCTTCTCGCCGATCGGGCATTCGTCATACGAGCGCGGCGGGCTCGCCGGCTGCTTCTCGTACATGACGCAGGAACAGCTGTGCAACTGGTTGCTGTGCGCCGGGGTGTATATCGAAGCGCAGGGCGACGAGGCCTGGCTCGCCGCCCAGGCGGGCACGTTGGCGGCCTGCCTCGACAGCCTGCTGCAGCGCGATCACCCGGACGCCGCCCAGCGCGACGGCGTGATGCACGCAGACAGCAGCCGCTGCCTCGGTGGCGCCGAAATCACCACCTACGACAGCCTCGATACCTCGCTCGGGCAATCGCGCGCCAACACCTACCTTGCCGGCAAATGCTGGGCCGCTTACCTGATCCTCGAACGCCTGTTCGCCCGCCTCGGCGATGCCGCGCGCGCCGAGCAATCGGCCACCCAGGCGCGCCGCTGCGCCGATACGCTGGTCGCGGCCGTAGCGCCAGACGGCAGCCTGCCCGCCCTGCTGGAGCCGGACAGTGCCGGCTTCCACTCGCGCATCATCCCGGCGATCGAGGGCCTCGCCTACCCGTGGTTCGCCGGCCGCCGCGACGCCTGCCAGGCTGACGGCCCCTACGGCGACTATGTGCGTGCGCTCGCCCGCCACCTCGATGCCGTGCTGAAGCCGGGCATCTGCCTGTTCCCGGATGGCAGCTGGAAGCTCTCGTCGAGCAGCGACAATTCCTGGCTCTCGAAGATCTACCTGTGCCAGTTCGTCGCGCGCGAAATCCTCGCGCTGCCGGCCAGTGCCACCGCACAAGCCGACGAAGCACACGCCGCCTGGCTGAGCGACCCGCGCAACGCGTTCTGGAGCTGGTCTGACCAGATCGAAGCCGGTGTCGCAATCGGCAGCAAGTACTACCCGCGCGGCGTGACTGCCACGCTATGGCTCGGAGAGCGCACATCATGA
- a CDS encoding helix-turn-helix domain-containing protein: MSGRQRIETATAAMSQAPGDLLLITPGEAHESRNEGLGEMAYWCLHFDVDDPGLRQLLCLAGTTVLRAGSQVCNAVAPVIERLIACTRDGLLDGPGARLSTMALLCELLAALASGLQVHGAGSSTPPPAHLQAVGRLARWIEAQVAAPHSEESIETLIRRTGYSAAHGQALFSRVYGVAPRQYRSRIKLQRACELLRDSRYAIAAVGEALGYTDAAHFSRQFKRWCGVSPLQYRRSQGL, translated from the coding sequence GTGAGCGGTCGCCAGCGCATTGAGACCGCGACTGCAGCGATGAGCCAGGCGCCGGGCGACCTGCTGCTGATCACGCCCGGCGAGGCACACGAGAGCCGCAACGAAGGGCTGGGCGAGATGGCCTACTGGTGCCTGCATTTCGATGTGGACGACCCCGGGCTGCGGCAACTGCTGTGCTTGGCCGGCACCACGGTGCTGAGGGCCGGCAGCCAGGTCTGCAACGCGGTGGCGCCGGTGATCGAGCGCTTGATTGCCTGCACCCGCGATGGCTTGCTCGATGGCCCCGGCGCGCGCTTGAGCACCATGGCTTTGCTCTGCGAATTGCTGGCCGCGCTCGCGAGCGGCTTGCAAGTGCACGGCGCTGGCAGCAGCACGCCACCGCCGGCGCATCTGCAGGCGGTGGGGCGACTCGCGCGCTGGATCGAGGCGCAGGTTGCCGCACCGCACAGCGAAGAGTCGATCGAAACCCTGATCCGCCGAACCGGCTACAGCGCGGCGCACGGCCAGGCGCTGTTTTCACGCGTGTACGGCGTGGCGCCGCGGCAGTACCGTTCGCGCATCAAGCTGCAGCGGGCATGCGAGCTGCTGCGTGATTCGCGCTATGCAATTGCCGCGGTCGGCGAGGCCTTGGGCTATACCGATGCGGCGCACTTCTCGCGCCAGTTCAAACGTTGGTGCGGGGTTTCGCCGCTGCAGTACCGCCGCTCGCAAGGCCTCTGA
- a CDS encoding NAD(P)H-dependent oxidoreductase, whose protein sequence is MNILIVFAHPEPKSFNGALFDTAVETLRAAGHTVATSDLYRMGFNPVSDRHNFNTVNDPAFLKLQLEELHAAETHGFAPQLEAEIAKVEAADLMIWQFPLWWFGLPGILKGWVDRVFAMGRAYRYGHIYDTGVFRGKRALLSLTTGGPQEAYTADGFNGDLDAILRPVQRGILDFTGFSVLAPQVHYQPVRVEPAQREAWLADWATRLRNIENETPILVGRY, encoded by the coding sequence ATGAACATCCTGATCGTGTTCGCCCACCCGGAGCCGAAGAGCTTCAACGGCGCGCTGTTCGACACCGCGGTGGAGACCCTGCGCGCCGCCGGCCACACCGTGGCGACCAGCGACCTCTACCGCATGGGCTTCAACCCGGTATCGGACCGCCACAACTTCAACACGGTGAACGACCCGGCCTTCCTGAAACTGCAACTGGAGGAGCTGCATGCGGCCGAGACCCACGGCTTCGCGCCGCAACTGGAAGCCGAAATCGCCAAGGTGGAAGCGGCGGACCTGATGATCTGGCAGTTCCCGCTATGGTGGTTTGGCCTGCCGGGGATCCTGAAGGGGTGGGTCGACCGCGTGTTCGCGATGGGACGCGCCTACCGCTATGGCCACATCTACGACACCGGCGTGTTCCGCGGCAAACGCGCGCTGCTGTCGCTGACCACAGGCGGGCCGCAAGAGGCCTACACGGCAGACGGCTTCAACGGTGATCTCGACGCGATCCTGCGGCCGGTGCAACGCGGCATCCTCGATTTCACCGGCTTCTCGGTACTCGCGCCGCAGGTGCATTACCAACCGGTGCGCGTCGAGCCCGCGCAGCGTGAGGCCTGGCTCGCAGATTGGGCGACGCGTTTGCGCAACATCGAGAACGAGACGCCGATTCTCGTCGGGCGCTACTGA
- a CDS encoding SDR family oxidoreductase: MSLAQQRILIIGGSNGMGLAAAQRLGCAGAEVFIAGRSQAKLDAALGQIEGRATGVVADFTDAASLAAAAGRIGRLDHLVLAASSNAAWGPFAHTSADALRQAMEGKLIGYWQSLQAMLPILRRDGSVVMLSGAASRTAMPGTAGLAAVNGGITQMAQTLAKELAPLRVNVVSPGLVDTPAYDGLPAEAKQGMFAGAAKSLPAGRTGTSEDIAAAIEFLLDNGFTTGALLDVDGGARMSL, encoded by the coding sequence ATGTCTCTCGCACAGCAACGCATTCTCATCATCGGTGGCAGCAACGGCATGGGCCTGGCCGCCGCACAACGCCTTGGCTGCGCCGGCGCCGAGGTGTTCATCGCAGGCCGCTCGCAAGCCAAGCTCGACGCCGCACTGGGCCAGATCGAAGGCCGCGCGACCGGCGTGGTGGCGGACTTCACCGATGCAGCATCGCTCGCCGCCGCCGCGGGACGCATCGGCCGCCTCGATCACCTGGTGCTGGCTGCGTCGAGCAACGCCGCCTGGGGCCCCTTTGCGCACACCAGCGCCGATGCGCTGCGCCAGGCGATGGAGGGCAAGCTGATCGGCTACTGGCAGAGCCTGCAGGCAATGCTGCCCATCCTGCGCCGTGATGGTTCGGTGGTGATGCTCAGCGGCGCCGCGTCGCGTACCGCAATGCCAGGCACGGCCGGCCTTGCCGCGGTGAACGGTGGCATCACGCAGATGGCGCAGACGCTGGCGAAGGAACTCGCACCGCTTCGGGTGAACGTGGTGTCGCCCGGCCTGGTCGACACCCCCGCCTACGACGGCCTGCCCGCGGAAGCCAAGCAGGGCATGTTTGCCGGCGCCGCGAAGAGCCTGCCAGCCGGCCGCACCGGCACCAGCGAGGACATCGCGGCCGCGATCGAATTCCTGCTCGACAACGGCTTCACCACTGGCGCGCTGCTCGATGTCGACGGCGGCGCTCGCATGAGCCTGTGA
- a CDS encoding LysR family transcriptional regulator, whose product MIPPRLDLNLLVSLDVLLAECNVTRAANRLGLSQPALSAQLRQLRDAFGDPLLIPAARGMTPTERAEALREPLRNLLGELQGLVAAGRGFDPASAQHTFRIVASDAIHSVATARLAARLPQIAPGCRLALIGFDARNTVELMAAGEIDLMLAARPSMPATLRARPLYDEGFLCVMRRDHPAAAAPLDLDRFCALDHVLVSPTGGGFHGTVDDTLATLGRSRRVAISLNSFLLVPGVLAGADLVATVPARLARAWSDRLAVLAPPCEVAGFSVLMGWHARAHADPAQIWLRDALATAMTDD is encoded by the coding sequence ATGATTCCGCCCCGGCTCGATCTGAATCTGCTCGTTTCCCTCGACGTACTGCTTGCCGAGTGCAACGTCACCCGCGCCGCCAACCGTCTCGGCCTCTCGCAGCCGGCGCTGTCTGCGCAGTTACGGCAGTTGCGTGATGCTTTCGGCGATCCGCTTCTGATCCCCGCCGCGCGTGGCATGACGCCCACCGAGCGCGCCGAGGCCCTGCGCGAACCCTTGCGCAACCTGCTCGGCGAGCTGCAAGGCCTGGTCGCAGCCGGCCGTGGCTTTGACCCCGCCAGCGCGCAGCACACCTTCCGCATCGTCGCGAGCGATGCGATCCACAGCGTTGCCACGGCGCGGCTCGCCGCCCGCCTGCCGCAAATCGCGCCGGGCTGCCGCCTCGCGCTGATCGGCTTCGATGCGCGCAACACCGTCGAGTTGATGGCCGCCGGCGAGATCGACCTGATGCTCGCCGCACGCCCGTCCATGCCGGCCACACTGCGCGCGCGGCCGCTCTACGACGAAGGCTTCCTGTGCGTGATGCGCCGCGATCACCCCGCCGCCGCCGCACCGCTCGATCTCGACCGCTTCTGTGCGCTCGACCATGTTCTGGTCTCGCCGACCGGTGGCGGCTTTCACGGCACCGTGGACGACACGCTCGCCACCCTCGGGCGCAGCCGCCGCGTCGCGATCTCGCTCAACAGCTTCCTCCTGGTGCCCGGCGTGCTGGCCGGCGCCGACCTCGTCGCCACGGTCCCCGCACGCCTCGCACGCGCATGGTCCGACCGCCTCGCAGTGCTCGCCCCGCCCTGCGAGGTCGCCGGCTTCTCGGTGCTGATGGGCTGGCACGCCCGCGCCCATGCCGACCCGGCGCAGATCTGGCTGCGCGATGCGCTGGCGACTGCAATGACAGATGACTGA
- a CDS encoding GGDEF domain-containing protein, whose product MQAKVYWVTPDGVEHPDAIRADLLRLAGHEVKCIAPGLQTQHPDAVYVIRADLMDGVEGLKRTLHAGSRPALIVMRDAAHAALVQRFLDERGDSGSLHDVMAASAAPVELAWRVKRLLRLERRESEQLAQVYYDRLTALLNRRTWQERAEKLARNQVDGEGAIGVLLLDVDHLKQVNDSYGHEAGDEILVFLADCLREWFAPDDLIARFGGGEFVVMLKRQDEKAVTRDARRFIEHFCTIRFPILTGGPQDAHASRLRHREFWRAAVPTAPAQRDVTPLSISGGLALAHASLGLEDLLEAADQALYRAKGDGRGRLVVADELAESLAREGKDLRIDHFENVTRVVTERVTSLITLMGRRLMSEATRDAYHDALTGLHNRRYLDEHVERELEAARRNHRALSLVFLDLDHFHDINMTYGWPTGDAVLRAFAGILERSVRTIDWSARYGGEEFCLVLPDTELQEAVEVAERIRQHTEQLEIVASDGRLVRVTTSVGVVQRGSETTAVRLFDRVSALARAAKQRRNCVVAAPEEA is encoded by the coding sequence GTGCAGGCCAAGGTGTATTGGGTGACGCCCGACGGCGTCGAACATCCGGATGCGATCAGGGCGGATCTGCTGCGGCTGGCGGGGCATGAGGTCAAGTGCATCGCGCCGGGCTTGCAGACACAGCACCCGGATGCGGTGTATGTGATCCGCGCCGACCTGATGGACGGCGTCGAGGGTCTCAAGCGCACGCTGCATGCGGGTAGCCGGCCGGCGCTGATCGTCATGCGCGATGCGGCCCATGCTGCGCTGGTGCAACGTTTTCTCGACGAGCGGGGCGATTCCGGCAGCCTGCACGACGTGATGGCCGCCAGCGCGGCGCCGGTCGAACTTGCGTGGCGTGTGAAGCGTCTGCTGCGGCTGGAGCGGCGCGAATCCGAACAATTGGCGCAGGTGTACTACGACCGCCTCACCGCGCTGCTCAACCGCCGTACCTGGCAGGAACGCGCGGAGAAGCTGGCACGGAACCAGGTCGATGGCGAGGGCGCGATCGGCGTGCTGCTGCTCGATGTCGATCACCTCAAGCAGGTCAATGACAGCTATGGCCATGAGGCCGGCGACGAGATCCTGGTCTTCCTCGCGGATTGCCTGCGCGAGTGGTTTGCGCCGGACGACCTGATCGCGCGCTTTGGCGGCGGCGAGTTTGTCGTGATGCTCAAGCGGCAGGACGAAAAGGCGGTCACCCGCGATGCGCGCCGCTTCATCGAACACTTCTGCACGATCCGCTTCCCGATCCTGACCGGCGGCCCGCAGGATGCGCACGCGTCGCGCCTGCGCCATCGCGAGTTCTGGCGTGCCGCGGTGCCGACGGCGCCGGCGCAGCGCGATGTGACGCCGCTGTCGATCAGCGGCGGGCTGGCGCTGGCGCACGCATCGCTCGGGCTGGAGGATCTGCTCGAAGCCGCGGATCAGGCGCTCTACCGCGCCAAGGGCGACGGCCGCGGTCGGCTGGTGGTGGCCGACGAGCTGGCCGAAAGCCTTGCGCGCGAGGGCAAGGATCTGCGCATCGACCACTTCGAGAACGTCACCCGCGTGGTCACCGAGCGGGTGACCAGCCTGATCACGCTGATGGGGCGCAGGCTGATGAGCGAAGCCACGCGCGACGCCTATCACGACGCGCTGACCGGCCTGCACAACCGCCGCTACCTCGACGAGCATGTCGAGCGCGAACTCGAAGCCGCGCGGCGCAATCATCGTGCCTTGTCGCTGGTGTTCCTCGACCTGGACCACTTCCACGACATCAACATGACCTACGGCTGGCCGACTGGCGATGCCGTGCTGCGCGCCTTTGCCGGCATCCTCGAACGCAGCGTGCGTACGATCGACTGGTCGGCGCGCTACGGTGGCGAGGAGTTCTGCCTGGTGCTGCCCGACACCGAGTTGCAGGAGGCGGTCGAAGTCGCGGAGCGCATCCGCCAGCACACCGAACAACTCGAGATCGTCGCCAGCGATGGCCGGCTGGTGCGCGTCACGACCAGCGTCGGGGTGGTGCAGCGCGGCTCGGAAACCACCGCCGTGCGCCTCTTCGATCGCGTCAGCGCGCTCGCGCGGGCGGCAAAGCAGCGCCGCAACTGCGTGGTCGCTGCGCCGGAAGAGGCTTAG
- a CDS encoding substrate-binding periplasmic protein: MSLHRNLRALLLCCALASPACAADRIVFAVTAENHLPIAEIQGDTLKSGLLKDIGDALAARIGRTPEYRVLPSKRLDAALTTGEVDVACNQTPAWRSAVLIWTVPLFQDRGWLVVRNSQPPVRRMEELAGRRVGMVQGYVYVDPPPAVQARLERDDAPSMRANIEKFLRGYNDYALVKN; encoded by the coding sequence TTGAGCCTGCACAGGAATCTGCGCGCCCTGCTGCTGTGCTGCGCGTTGGCCTCGCCAGCGTGCGCGGCGGACCGAATCGTGTTCGCCGTCACCGCCGAAAACCACCTTCCGATTGCCGAGATCCAGGGCGATACGCTCAAGAGCGGCTTGCTCAAGGACATCGGCGATGCGCTCGCGGCGCGCATCGGGCGTACGCCCGAGTATCGGGTGCTGCCGAGCAAGCGGCTCGACGCCGCGCTGACGACCGGTGAGGTCGATGTAGCCTGCAACCAGACGCCGGCGTGGCGCAGCGCGGTGCTGATCTGGACGGTGCCGCTGTTTCAGGACCGTGGCTGGCTGGTGGTGCGCAACAGCCAGCCGCCGGTGCGGCGGATGGAGGAGCTCGCCGGCAGGCGTGTCGGCATGGTGCAGGGCTATGTCTACGTGGACCCGCCGCCCGCGGTGCAGGCGCGGCTGGAGCGTGACGATGCGCCCTCGATGCGTGCCAACATCGAGAAGTTTCTCCGTGGTTACAACGACTACGCACTGGTGAAGAACTGA